Part of the Micropterus dolomieu isolate WLL.071019.BEF.003 ecotype Adirondacks linkage group LG17, ASM2129224v1, whole genome shotgun sequence genome is shown below.
ATCATGACTCAACATAAATTAGTTAGGATTATTATGATAATATGGTTTATTAATCTCTCATTGATGGTCACATTGATTTCGTTGCTTGAACGGTTAAAAAATTGCAGGACAAATATAGTAGATTTATACTGTAACAATCCATCATTATTGAAACTGGCCTGTGAGGACACCGAAGTGAACAACTACTATGGACTGTTCACTATAGTCTTACTCCAAGGCGGATCACTGTTAATAATAGTGTTCACATATGCACAGATTCTGCGTACATGTGTCATGACTAATCAGACTGATGCCCGGCGAAAAGCCATTCAGACATGTGGCTCACATTTAGTAGTTTTCTTAATTCTTCAAATCAATACTATGGTTACACTAATTTCTCATCGCTTTGAGAGTGTGTCCCCTTTTCTGAGAAGGGCTCTTGGTGTGTCAGTTTTAGTTTTCCCTCCTTTTTTGGACCCAATAATATATGGACTGAAAACTGCAGAACTCAAGCAGAGCATAAAAATGCTCctaaaaagaaatgtatgttCATCAAGGCTGTAACAGTTTTCACTTTTGGCTTCCCTATGAAATATTGGCAACATCCTAATCCAGTATAATTGAACCCTTTAAGCAAAATATTTGTCATGTATTCTTTCAGTATCGAGAATAAATACAACAAGTTACATGTTTCTTCATCTGATGATTACATGTCGTTTGAATCTGTAAATTATCTTGCctgttaaaaaatgaaaaaaaaaatatcacatgAGACAGCTGAGGACCTATCGCTTCCTgagtaatttaataaataattagaaATATGATGAACAATGataaagatatgaacacaagcAATCCTGCAAATAAAGGAAAGTTACAGCAGTTGCACATGCATCCATATTTGAATTTCCATCTCTCCATCTGCTTATCCCGCTTATGCAGGGTCatgaggggtgggggggcatCAGGCAAAATGTGgggtacactctggacaggtcagcagtccatcacagggcacacccatatttgaattaaaaaaatattatacacatatttacattCTGCTCTATATATTGTCCTTAACAATTGaacaaaagcaaattaaataaaatctttttatcATGTCTATGCTCTGTTCATTTCCTaatgaataaaatcattttagtgACAAATGAGGAAATTTTGTTGCATAACGTGATTTGATATTTCCTAATACTGTATGTGCTCAATAAGAGGAATAATCAATGATCAAATGAAACACTGAGATTTgcaatatgtatgtatgtcccTTTCCCATGTCCTTAACAATGGAATAACAGTAAATTCAGTAgcaaattattatttcagtAGTTGAGAACactgatttaaagaaaaaaacaatatatagaaGATACATTCTATAACTATACAAACAATCCTTTATTTGAAATCGTCCTCTTATTCTTTTGgcaaaccaaacacaaagtgCACAAATCACAAAGGTGATGAAGGTGATACATTCTGCTCTGTATAAACTTTATAATGTTATGCCATTGTGTCTGAAGATATTTTGCGAATTCTTATATGTGGACTAGCTATTGATGTGGAATTGAAAAGTATTTTCCTTTACAATGGATATGATGTGGAAATTACCAAAATATGCTAgtttacaatgaaataaaaggaaattaaatgaaatattttagtATGTGCCTATGCTGTGTGAAACATCTGTAATTTCCTAATGAATAAAATCAATTTAATGACaaatgtggaaaataatttatatGACAAGTGATTTGACATTTTCCAATACTGTTTGTGCACTATAAGAGGAATAACTGATGATGAAATTACACACTGAGATTTGCTATATG
Proteins encoded:
- the LOC123985347 gene encoding olfactory receptor 52B2-like, with translation MYTNASSALLLTLTTLGLSDAYIYPAFLFGTLTYLLIMFFNLLVLITIFWSKKLHKPMFILLFNLPISDMVGATAFFPQLVFSIVTQNRLISYPACITQAFLIHVYGTGNLLILSAMAYDRYIAICFPLKYNAIMTQHKLVRIIMIIWFINLSLMVTLISLLERLKNCRTNIVDLYCNNPSLLKLACEDTEVNNYYGLFTIVLLQGGSLLIIVFTYAQILRTCVMTNQTDARRKAIQTCGSHLVVFLILQINTMVTLISHRFESVSPFLRRALGVSVLVFPPFLDPIIYGLKTAELKQSIKMLLKRNVCSSRL